From Candidatus Campbellbacteria bacterium:
AGTGAAAAGATTTTTGGGTGTTTTTCCAACGCTTTTGAAATCGCACTTCCTCCCTGCAAATCATTTGAAATTTCAAGAAGCGCGTACTGCAACGCTGGTTTTTCTGTTTCTTCAGCAAGCAAACGAAATACGCGGAGCGCTGACACCTGCGCTTCAAAGAGTGTCGCAATCTGACGAGAAAGAATAACGAGGTCTTTGTTGGAAACACTACTACCAAACGTAAATGTTTTTCCAAGACCTCTGTCGGCATTGACCGCCTTGATTGATGAAATAACCAAACCGCGCTCTTGCAAAGAACGAATCGCGATACCATCATTAATCGCGTCTATTGTTCCGCTCTTTTCATTCCCCTCTGTATCAAGTGCTGTGTAAGAAAAAATCATACTAGATATTATCCGCCAATTTTAAGAAGTGCGAGTAGTACAACAAGTCCGATACCAATATACAGAATAACTTTCATATTAAATAAGCCGTTCCAGCACCGCGGGATTGAGGGAGTGAATGCGAGCTGTCTCAACAGTAATATCTCCACGGCGAACGAGCTCTGCGAGAGAACGATTCATATCTATCATGCCGTATTCAGAACCTGTTTCAATAACGGTGTCTATTTCGTGCGTGCGGGCCTCGCGAATCAGGTTTGCCGTTGCTTTCGTGTTAATGAGCAATTCGTATGCAGGAACAAGACCACCAGACACGCGCTGAACCAAACGCTGAGAAAAGATTCCAATCAATGAACCTGCAAGTTGAAGACGCACTTGGTCTTGTTGTTCAGGAGCAAATGAGTCAATAATACGGTCAATTGTTTGTGATGCACTGTTGGTGTGTAGTGTTGAGAGCACGAGGTGTCCTGTTTCGGCGGCCGTTACGGCGGTTGCGATGGTTTCTTGTCCACGCATTTCTCCTACCATGGCAACATCAACATCCTGACGAAACATTTGACGAAGTGCGATATGAAAATCTTCAGTATCAATGTGAATCTCACGCTGATTAATCATTGATTTCTTCGGTTCAAAAATATATTCAATAGGGTCTTCAATCGTTACAATGTGGTCAGCTCGCTCAGAGTTAATCACATCAATCATTGCGGCAAGTGTTGTTGATTTTCCGTGGCCAACAGGACCCACCACAAGGAAAAATCCTTGTTCACGTCGTGCAAAGTCCGCCAAAATAGATGGCAGTGCAAGTTCTTCGATGGTGCGAATCTTTTTAGGAATAAAACGCAACACAATATCAATTGTTCCTCGAGAGTATGAGCAGTTTCCACGAAAACGCGCTTCCCCATCTTTAAAACTGTATGAAAAATCTATTTCTTTGTTGCGTAGAAAAATATCGCGGTTCTCTGGTGTGACAAGTACACCCATAAGACCTTCCGTGTCTTCGGGTGTAAGAACATCTTTCTTCACCAATGGAATGAGTGTGCCAGAAACGCGAATGGTTGGATTGTACCCGGGGGAAAGGTGCAAATCAGAGGCACCTTCTTTAACGGTGATGTCGAGTAAATCAAAGAGTTCTTGTGCGTAGTCGTGTGATGACATATGTGCGTATTATTATACCACGGGTGTGTCCTGTTCTTTTACATTCTCAACAGAGAATGTTTCATCTGCTGTATCGTAGAGTCCTCCAAGGGTATTTACCTCTTCGAAAGGAACTTCTTTGCGCATGCTCTTCATAAGTGCATCTTCGCGCATAGTAATCATACCGTGCGCACGTGCGGCTGTGAATAGTTTTGGTTCAACAGGATCGGTGAGAATAATGTGTTCAAGCTCTTTGGTCATTTCAGCAACCTCAAATACTGCCACGCGTCCACGAGTTCCATTTGGACAATCGTCTGTTGGCTCTAAACCATACAAATCAGTTGATGTGGGTATTTCGGAACGATACTCCTTTGGTAAATCAGCAAATTGTCTGTCAAACATCGCCTGCAAACCACCTTCCATGGGCATTTTCTTTCCTGTGTCTGGGCACAATTTACGCACAAGACGTTGTGCCATAGTTAAAATAAGTGTTGGACCGATCAAAAACGGGTCAACACCCATATCAATAAGACGTGGAATAGCTCCGATGGCATTGTTTGTGTGAATCGTAGAAAAAACGAGGTGGCCAGTGAGTGCGGCTTGAATGGCAAGCTGTGCAGTTTCCTTATCTCGAATTTCTCCCACCATGATGATATCTGGGTCCTGGCGGAGTGTTGTGCGAAGTCCTGACGCAAACGTGTATCCGATTTCCGGACGTACTTGGGACTGGTTCATGCCCGCGATGCTGTACTCAACTGGATCTTCCAGCGAGAGCACGTTTTGTGTTTCCCTGTCCACTTCTTGCAACATTGAATACAGTGTCGTTGTTTTTCCTGAACCCGTTGGACCAGAAATAAGAATGAGACCGTACGGGCGCGTGATTGCGTTACGAATTATTTTAAGATTTCGTTCAGAAAAACCGATTTGTGAAAGTGGCAACACGCCTTTTTCTGAGTCAAGAATACGCAACACCACTTTTTCTCCGTAGTATGCGGGAAATGTTGAGACACGAAAATCTATTTTCCGACCACTGATTCGTGCCGAAAATCGGTTATCTTGCGGTTTGCGCCTCTCATCAAGCTTCATGTTACAAAGAATCTTGATACGAGCGACGATAGCACTGTGCACACTCAAAGGTAAAACAAGGTTTGTTGAGAGCGCGCCATCAACACGAAAACGAACTCTGACATTTTCTGCCGTGGGTTCAATGTGGATGTCTGATGCGTCTCCTTCAATGGCATGTTTCAAAATGGTTGCTACAATTTTTGTTACCGGCGCATCTTCTACCAACGCCGTTTCTGAACCATCTTTGCCTTTTTTTCCTGCCTCTTGTAGTTTGCGGGACAATTCTTCTTCTTCATCAGAAAGCTCCGTTTCCAAATCAGTGAGTGCCTTTGTCACCTCTCCCGTCAAGCCTTCGTAGTTCTTGAGAATACCTTCAAAGTCGGATTGCGATATGAGAAAAAGCTTGAACGGCATATCTATCTTTGATGCAATAAACTGCAATGCGTCGCGTGCTTCCGTATTGTCAGGGTCAACAATACCAACTTCTAGTGCCCCATCTGTAACGGAAAGTGGTGCAATTTGATAGTGCTGTGCGGACTCTTCTGGAATGTACTTTAAAATCTCAAATGAAATGGGTGCGGTAATTGCTTTTGTAGGAAGGCCAAAATGCACCCCTTTTGCCAAGAGAACTTCTTCAGGCAAAACGCCATGGGCACGAACAACGTCCTCTATACTTTTGCCTGTTGTTTGCGCCTCTTTCTCAAACGCACTCACAGACAACTCATCAATAACACCTTTTTGTGCAAGTTCGTTTAAAAAAGACATGTGGTATACCGCGTGTGCGGAAACATTACAGACCCGTGCTCTCTACACTGGACGTTCCCTGTTGAGTAGGTTGAGTGGTAGTGCGCTCTACCCCATCCGAGCCAATAGGAGCAAATGGATTTGGTCTTTGTCGTGGCTCCAGTGTGAGGCTAACTGAAAAATCCGTGAGGGAAAGGAATAATTGGTCAGAGAAGAAGGCTCCGTCAAGGTCGATGGTCTTGAGTTGAGAAAGTAATAACAACAGTTCGTTGTCAGCACTTGGAACGGTTGATGTATTGCTAGATGTCAGAGTCGCCTCTGGTGCTTTTTTGAAAAACATAGAGTACAACACAAAAAGTATGAGAATACCGAGGACCACACCAATGATTTTTTTATATTTTTGAAACATATCAGTAATTAGCGAAGCCAATACGTTTTTGCACGAATTGCATATGTCGTCATTCCAGTGATAGGATTTTCTTCCCCGAGCGTAACGGAGTCCACATCAATCAAACGGAGGCTGTTTTCAAGGTCTCCAAGAAATGACTTAAATCGATCGTATGATGTCGTTATGTTAAAAGAGACCAGAATGGTGCCGTACGGTTTTTCTTGTGGTCCTATAGTGGTTTTTTTTGAACTTGTGTCCGCAGCACCATCAACAACAATGTTGAGAACAGTCAAATCGTGCCGGCGGGCAATGCCGTTGATATCAATAATAAGACGGACGGTATCAATAGTATTAGGAAGAAGTGTGTCAAGACGATGTAGGTCGTTTTGTGAAAACGAATTGAATTTCTCTTTGAGAGAATCGCGGAGTACAGCCAAATCGCTTGCCTTTTGAAGAGCATCGTCAAAACGAGCTATTTCCAAGCGCACGTCTTTGGTTTTTTCATACCTGCCATTTGTAAAACCAAAAAAGATGGCCAGAGAAAGAATTATGAAAATGATACTTGAAATAAAACGCATATATATTTATCCACCAATAACTGTTGTGGCATCTTGTGATATTGTTGTTCCGCTTGCGGGTGTATCACTATCCACCGCCGTACTCACTGTGTCTGGCACCACCTCAACGCTCACCGCCCCAATCCCACGCTCTTTCCGCTCAGTAAAGGAAACAACTGATGGATTCACAATCGCCGTTACTGAAAAATTAACATTTCCTCGCTCATTCAACTGAAACGAGGAGAAAACTGCTTCACTCAAAGCGCTACTTTTTCCAAATTCATCCGATTGCAGAGCAACTGATGTAAATGATTGACCCTCACCTTTAAGTGTAACCTGTATACCCTCGTCGCCTTGAGAATATACCAAGTTGGTAAAGCGAACTGTTTTAAGAGTTAGGTCTTGCAACAATTCAAAAATACCCGTTACCGATACGTGGCCTTTCAAAAGTTGCTGTGACGTCGCCAACTTACGGTCCAAACGCGCCATGTCACGAATAAGCTCTGG
This genomic window contains:
- a CDS encoding GspE/PulE family protein encodes the protein MSFLNELAQKGVIDELSVSAFEKEAQTTGKSIEDVVRAHGVLPEEVLLAKGVHFGLPTKAITAPISFEILKYIPEESAQHYQIAPLSVTDGALEVGIVDPDNTEARDALQFIASKIDMPFKLFLISQSDFEGILKNYEGLTGEVTKALTDLETELSDEEEELSRKLQEAGKKGKDGSETALVEDAPVTKIVATILKHAIEGDASDIHIEPTAENVRVRFRVDGALSTNLVLPLSVHSAIVARIKILCNMKLDERRKPQDNRFSARISGRKIDFRVSTFPAYYGEKVVLRILDSEKGVLPLSQIGFSERNLKIIRNAITRPYGLILISGPTGSGKTTTLYSMLQEVDRETQNVLSLEDPVEYSIAGMNQSQVRPEIGYTFASGLRTTLRQDPDIIMVGEIRDKETAQLAIQAALTGHLVFSTIHTNNAIGAIPRLIDMGVDPFLIGPTLILTMAQRLVRKLCPDTGKKMPMEGGLQAMFDRQFADLPKEYRSEIPTSTDLYGLEPTDDCPNGTRGRVAVFEVAEMTKELEHIILTDPVEPKLFTAARAHGMITMREDALMKSMRKEVPFEEVNTLGGLYDTADETFSVENVKEQDTPVV
- a CDS encoding PilT/PilU family type 4a pilus ATPase translates to MSSHDYAQELFDLLDITVKEGASDLHLSPGYNPTIRVSGTLIPLVKKDVLTPEDTEGLMGVLVTPENRDIFLRNKEIDFSYSFKDGEARFRGNCSYSRGTIDIVLRFIPKKIRTIEELALPSILADFARREQGFFLVVGPVGHGKSTTLAAMIDVINSERADHIVTIEDPIEYIFEPKKSMINQREIHIDTEDFHIALRQMFRQDVDVAMVGEMRGQETIATAVTAAETGHLVLSTLHTNSASQTIDRIIDSFAPEQQDQVRLQLAGSLIGIFSQRLVQRVSGGLVPAYELLINTKATANLIREARTHEIDTVIETGSEYGMIDMNRSLAELVRRGDITVETARIHSLNPAVLERLI
- the pilO gene encoding type 4a pilus biogenesis protein PilO produces the protein MRFISSIIFIILSLAIFFGFTNGRYEKTKDVRLEIARFDDALQKASDLAVLRDSLKEKFNSFSQNDLHRLDTLLPNTIDTVRLIIDINGIARRHDLTVLNIVVDGAADTSSKKTTIGPQEKPYGTILVSFNITTSYDRFKSFLGDLENSLRLIDVDSVTLGEENPITGMTTYAIRAKTYWLR